One Oceanispirochaeta sp. M1 DNA segment encodes these proteins:
- a CDS encoding ABC transporter substrate-binding protein, giving the protein MKRVFTWVLLMLSSTALLLAGGQQENVETSADSSNKWHEAPMLHELVVAGELPSLEERMPVSADIMVEPDVVELGEYGGSLAMTTHDHAHWTWGPLTEQAMFRFKQDGSGQVEANVAKKFYANEDDTVWTIELREGMRWSDGEPFTADDIIFYYDHMSTPALNDDRTPVGVDEKGYHNAFTSKPYRAYYVSLKGKTYWAKFDKVNDYKITVTFAAPKADFPESVAIDNKWMFAPKHFYKDIVARKDGVTDDSSFPLITEEQAIANANRIFEKEWAAYSKMGKSTGYYNWDYYQVPQLRSFIATENNWNKVGEFYELVRNPYFFKTDSEGNQLPYLDSIKIEIINEKEQIVLKSTAGEYDMIPVSSAGNSDSRVSNKEFAVVATATKDTHSIVKWITSYWGTVKAIQLNQTVKDENKRALFQDKRFREALSICVDRNLLNATLANGQSEPSQMSVPEGMIGYDKEWSKKWTAYDVAKANTLLDQITEPWNGAKGTYRLMKGTKEEAEIIVLLENPASEGGIFSLLRSAYANIGVKLSEKLEEDIPRAILANDIDAQLKPLTCITPALRSDDVVPMRNYQAWYGAYGKWFEDGKSTNNGGVAPTGDMLKLVNAYENIRAAAGPSRNKIVSENVQKIYDLHKKNLWVIGYLKPAPNRYIISNELKNFKGQLISSDEYRYENIVRPEQLYKVK; this is encoded by the coding sequence ATGAAAAGAGTGTTCACATGGGTATTGCTAATGCTTAGTTCAACAGCATTACTATTGGCAGGTGGTCAACAGGAAAATGTTGAAACAAGTGCAGACAGCAGTAATAAATGGCATGAAGCGCCAATGCTCCATGAACTGGTAGTGGCAGGAGAGTTGCCCTCACTTGAAGAGCGAATGCCCGTATCTGCAGACATCATGGTAGAGCCGGATGTTGTTGAACTTGGGGAATATGGTGGTAGTTTAGCAATGACAACCCACGATCATGCTCACTGGACCTGGGGCCCATTGACTGAACAGGCTATGTTCAGATTCAAACAGGATGGATCAGGTCAGGTCGAAGCCAATGTTGCGAAAAAGTTCTATGCAAATGAAGACGATACAGTATGGACAATTGAACTTCGTGAAGGTATGAGATGGTCTGACGGTGAACCTTTTACAGCAGATGACATTATTTTCTACTATGATCACATGTCTACACCTGCATTGAATGATGACAGAACGCCTGTCGGTGTCGATGAAAAAGGGTATCACAATGCCTTTACTTCAAAACCATACAGGGCATACTATGTTTCTCTTAAGGGTAAGACTTACTGGGCAAAATTTGATAAAGTGAATGATTACAAGATTACAGTAACCTTCGCCGCCCCAAAAGCAGACTTCCCTGAAAGTGTTGCCATTGATAACAAATGGATGTTTGCACCAAAGCATTTCTATAAAGATATTGTCGCCCGTAAAGACGGTGTGACCGATGATTCCTCATTCCCCCTCATTACAGAAGAGCAGGCAATTGCCAATGCCAATAGAATTTTTGAGAAAGAATGGGCTGCTTATTCAAAAATGGGAAAAAGTACGGGTTACTATAACTGGGACTACTACCAGGTACCCCAGCTCAGAAGTTTTATTGCAACCGAGAACAACTGGAATAAAGTGGGAGAGTTCTATGAGTTGGTTAGAAATCCTTATTTTTTCAAAACTGATTCTGAAGGCAATCAATTACCCTATCTTGACAGTATTAAAATCGAAATAATCAATGAGAAAGAACAGATTGTCCTTAAATCTACTGCCGGTGAATATGACATGATTCCCGTCTCATCAGCAGGAAATAGTGACAGCAGAGTATCAAACAAGGAATTCGCTGTCGTGGCTACAGCTACAAAAGACACTCATAGTATTGTCAAATGGATCACCAGCTACTGGGGAACTGTTAAAGCCATTCAGTTAAATCAGACTGTAAAAGATGAGAATAAAAGAGCCTTATTCCAGGACAAACGATTCAGAGAGGCCCTTTCTATCTGTGTTGACAGAAACCTGCTGAACGCGACTCTGGCAAACGGACAGTCCGAGCCGTCACAGATGTCTGTACCCGAAGGAATGATTGGTTATGATAAAGAATGGTCAAAAAAATGGACAGCATATGATGTAGCAAAGGCCAACACACTCCTCGACCAGATCACCGAACCCTGGAATGGAGCTAAAGGGACATACCGTTTAATGAAGGGAACTAAAGAAGAGGCTGAAATCATTGTTCTTCTTGAAAATCCTGCATCAGAAGGGGGAATATTCTCACTGCTGAGATCAGCTTATGCTAATATTGGTGTGAAATTATCAGAAAAACTTGAAGAGGACATACCAAGGGCTATTCTGGCAAACGATATTGATGCACAACTGAAGCCTCTAACCTGTATCACACCGGCTCTCAGATCGGATGATGTTGTTCCCATGCGAAACTACCAGGCCTGGTATGGTGCATACGGTAAATGGTTTGAAGATGGAAAATCAACAAATAATGGCGGTGTAGCTCCAACAGGAGATATGCTGAAACTGGTTAATGCCTATGAGAACATCAGAGCGGCGGCCGGACCTTCCCGGAATAAAATAGTCAGTGAAAATGTTCAGAAGATTTATGATCTGCATAAAAAGAATTTATGGGTTATCGGTTACTTGAAGCCAGCACCCAACCGCTACATAATTTCCAATGAATTAAAAAACTTTAAGGGACAGCTTATAAGTTCTGATGAGTATAGATATGAAAATATCGTCAGACCAGAACAGTTGTACAAAGTAAAATAA
- a CDS encoding AraC family transcriptional regulator, translating to MSYEVISCKKEVFPPGFEISLRGSDHCQINFIKEGKGILQIDGRDYFISSGQCFIVFPQTSIRYRSDENTLWSESSICFTGLEISQTLTFWGLTPYSPVLSFDDTCRAFYYIDEIIENRNDAPGSQWRVIGNLLKIIGEIERFALTDPSREMDEHVKKALLYMEQNYTKPITVADIANHVCLERSYFSHHFKENTGESPRDYLHRYRMDKAMELLLVTSYNIEIVARSVGYRDSLHFSRNFKGYSGYNPTAFRCKGLRDSTG from the coding sequence ATGTCTTATGAAGTAATTTCCTGCAAAAAAGAAGTTTTTCCGCCCGGTTTTGAGATCTCACTCCGAGGGTCTGACCATTGTCAGATCAATTTCATAAAAGAGGGAAAGGGGATTCTTCAAATCGACGGAAGGGATTATTTTATCTCTTCGGGACAGTGTTTTATAGTATTTCCCCAAACCTCTATCAGATACAGATCTGATGAGAACACTCTCTGGTCCGAATCGTCTATTTGTTTTACAGGACTGGAGATATCCCAGACTCTAACTTTTTGGGGATTGACTCCATATTCTCCTGTTCTCTCTTTTGATGATACATGCCGGGCTTTTTATTATATAGATGAAATTATTGAGAACAGGAATGATGCTCCCGGATCACAGTGGCGTGTTATTGGAAATCTACTGAAAATTATCGGTGAAATTGAAAGGTTTGCTTTAACCGATCCATCCCGGGAGATGGATGAACATGTTAAGAAAGCCCTTCTTTATATGGAACAGAATTACACAAAACCCATTACTGTTGCAGATATAGCAAACCATGTCTGTCTCGAGAGAAGTTATTTTTCTCATCACTTCAAAGAGAATACCGGAGAAAGCCCCCGTGATTACCTCCATCGTTATCGCATGGATAAAGCCATGGAGCTTCTCCTGGTTACATCATACAATATTGAAATTGTTGCACGGTCAGTCGGGTACCGGGATTCTCTTCATTTCAGCCGGAACTTTAAGGGTTATTCCGGATATAATCCCACTGCGTTCCGCTGTAAAGGATTGAGAGATTCTACCGGGTAA
- a CDS encoding EamA family transporter, which yields MSITAIILILISVGLHAGWNLISKAGKPSPFFFFIVTLSTIALLSPFLLMNLGAIRTIPSRFWLLIIATGFFQTLYYTGLAQAYRHGDISLVYPLIRAIPVLVVPLITSVFSLGTPLSFKALSGLILIGIGCVFMPVKDFRTWQFRNYMNPALFWVFPGALGTVGYTIIDSEAIKLLDVNAFTMPVSLIYSEFINLAIFPWLFLVVIFLSGWKEIKDYKGKKIIAPLIAGLALCLSYMLVLASMKFVSNVSYVAGFRQLSIPLGVILGAVVLKERFYMPRIIGCLIIVVGLIMTALF from the coding sequence ATGTCCATAACAGCAATCATTTTAATTTTGATTTCGGTGGGGCTTCATGCCGGTTGGAATCTCATATCGAAAGCAGGAAAACCCTCTCCCTTTTTCTTTTTTATCGTGACTCTATCCACCATTGCTTTACTGTCTCCCTTTTTATTAATGAATCTGGGGGCAATAAGGACTATTCCATCAAGGTTCTGGTTATTAATAATTGCTACAGGTTTCTTTCAGACTTTGTATTATACCGGTCTGGCTCAGGCTTATCGTCATGGGGATATATCTCTGGTATATCCATTGATCAGGGCTATACCGGTTCTGGTGGTGCCTCTGATCACATCTGTATTCAGCCTCGGAACTCCTTTGTCCTTCAAAGCGCTGTCCGGTTTGATTCTCATCGGTATAGGCTGCGTATTTATGCCTGTTAAAGATTTTCGTACCTGGCAGTTCAGGAATTACATGAATCCTGCACTATTCTGGGTTTTTCCCGGAGCGCTGGGTACTGTGGGATATACTATTATAGACAGTGAAGCCATCAAATTACTCGATGTAAACGCTTTTACCATGCCCGTGAGCCTTATTTACAGTGAATTTATCAATCTGGCGATTTTCCCCTGGTTGTTTCTGGTTGTCATATTTTTATCGGGCTGGAAAGAAATAAAAGACTATAAGGGTAAAAAGATTATTGCCCCCCTCATTGCCGGGCTGGCCCTCTGCCTCTCATACATGCTGGTTCTGGCTTCAATGAAGTTTGTCAGCAATGTCAGTTATGTTGCTGGTTTCCGTCAGTTGAGTATTCCCCTCGGTGTGATTCTCGGCGCAGTAGTGCTGAAGGAGAGATTCTATATGCCAAGAATTATCGGTTGTCTGATAATTGTGGTTGGTCTGATAATGACAGCTCTGTTTTAA
- a CDS encoding TetR/AcrR family transcriptional regulator produces the protein MAKVIKKAQQTKQELLNSACDLFSRNWYETVSISEISKHAGKSSGSFYNYFKSKEDIFLALLDSFLIIFGEEMGGITGETVEARLDSFFNITIKIGKKYKKLVTLFREGQYRYNEMEKRLRGIYMNALYSVYGRELSESEYLFVTGPLRFISIRNLYHKRPYDINTLKSIILNGLYPDDDFGASKVFTSYNEIVEDEKKATRDILLSTAMKLFGEEGYHQVNVYDITRKSRFAVGTFYRHFESKELMLEELVEHIGSETRSLISKNLRKDLNPLETTIQGFFIFIKILEKNPAFYTIVREAEFVLEEKVEEYYNRFENGYLNQPCPENMDTVTVANALSGIVHYFGIEDIFSRNIKDIESILSTLSTYLQSGISH, from the coding sequence ATGGCTAAAGTGATTAAAAAAGCTCAACAGACGAAACAAGAACTTTTAAATTCAGCCTGTGATCTGTTTTCAAGGAACTGGTATGAAACCGTATCCATCTCGGAAATCAGCAAACATGCGGGAAAGTCCAGCGGATCATTTTATAATTATTTTAAAAGTAAAGAGGATATTTTTCTGGCTCTGCTTGATAGTTTTCTGATCATTTTTGGTGAAGAAATGGGGGGAATTACCGGAGAGACTGTTGAAGCCAGACTAGATAGTTTTTTCAATATAACCATAAAAATAGGTAAAAAATATAAAAAACTGGTTACTTTATTTAGAGAGGGACAATACCGTTATAATGAAATGGAAAAGAGACTGAGGGGCATTTATATGAATGCCCTTTATTCGGTTTATGGTAGAGAACTGTCTGAGTCGGAATATCTCTTTGTAACAGGTCCTCTCAGATTTATCTCAATTAGAAATCTTTACCATAAACGTCCTTATGATATAAATACTTTGAAGAGTATAATTTTAAATGGGCTTTACCCTGATGACGATTTTGGTGCTTCAAAAGTCTTTACCTCATACAATGAAATCGTAGAAGATGAAAAAAAAGCCACAAGAGATATATTGCTTTCCACCGCCATGAAATTATTTGGAGAAGAGGGATATCATCAGGTTAATGTTTATGATATCACCAGGAAATCCCGATTTGCGGTTGGAACGTTTTACAGGCATTTTGAGTCTAAGGAATTGATGCTTGAAGAACTTGTAGAACATATTGGTAGTGAAACCCGCTCTCTGATCAGTAAAAATTTGAGAAAAGATCTGAATCCTCTTGAAACGACAATCCAGGGATTTTTTATTTTCATAAAGATTTTGGAAAAAAATCCTGCTTTCTACACCATCGTCCGGGAGGCAGAATTTGTTCTGGAAGAGAAAGTAGAAGAATATTATAACCGCTTTGAAAATGGGTATTTGAATCAACCCTGTCCGGAAAATATGGATACAGTGACAGTTGCCAATGCTCTCTCCGGTATTGTGCATTACTTCGGAATAGAAGATATTTTCAGTAGGAATATCAAAGATATTGAGAGCATATTATCAACTCTCAGCACTTATTTACAATCGGGAATTTCCCATTGA
- a CDS encoding alpha/beta fold hydrolase: MSTVPTLNGITSKMIQTGRIETHVLFSGADDGIPVVFIHGNFSSSTYWEESMLSMPPEYRCIAPDMRGYGDSEDLPVDATRGARDWSDDLKALSDKLGEKPAHLVGWSLGAAMIMQFALDYPESVLSLTFVSPVSPYGFGGTKGIEGISCYDDCAGSGGGVVNPEFVRRLKEGDRSTEDPNSPLNVIRSFFFKAPYTASRENDFLSSSLLEKAGDDRYPGDMTASENWPNAAPGVWGPINATCPKYFNASAIAEMKKKLPVLWVRGDADLIVSDNSMFDFGALGKLEYVPGWPGDEIFPPQPMVSQMRAVLDKYKKNGGVYKEIVVADAGHSPHIEKPEQFMEAFVSFLKRS; this comes from the coding sequence ATGTCAACTGTTCCAACATTAAATGGAATCACTTCCAAGATGATCCAGACAGGTCGTATTGAAACTCATGTGCTGTTTAGCGGTGCCGATGATGGTATTCCTGTCGTTTTCATACACGGGAACTTCTCCTCATCCACTTACTGGGAAGAATCCATGCTATCTATGCCGCCGGAATATAGATGTATTGCGCCTGATATGCGAGGATATGGTGACTCTGAAGACTTGCCTGTCGATGCGACACGGGGAGCTCGGGACTGGTCAGATGACCTGAAAGCCCTTTCAGATAAGCTGGGAGAAAAACCCGCTCATCTGGTCGGTTGGTCACTCGGAGCGGCCATGATTATGCAGTTCGCCCTGGATTATCCCGAATCAGTCCTGTCACTGACATTTGTCAGCCCTGTCAGTCCCTATGGCTTCGGCGGAACAAAGGGAATCGAAGGAATATCCTGCTATGATGATTGCGCCGGTTCCGGCGGAGGAGTAGTCAATCCCGAGTTTGTCAGACGTCTGAAAGAGGGAGATCGCAGCACAGAGGACCCCAACTCTCCCCTTAATGTAATCAGATCTTTCTTCTTTAAGGCACCCTATACAGCCAGTAGAGAAAATGATTTTTTATCCTCTTCTCTACTGGAGAAAGCAGGTGATGACCGATACCCGGGGGACATGACCGCTTCAGAGAACTGGCCGAATGCAGCACCGGGAGTCTGGGGGCCCATAAATGCAACCTGTCCAAAATACTTTAATGCCAGCGCCATTGCAGAGATGAAAAAGAAACTGCCCGTCCTGTGGGTACGTGGTGATGCTGACCTGATTGTTTCAGATAATTCTATGTTTGATTTCGGTGCCCTCGGCAAGTTGGAATATGTTCCCGGTTGGCCGGGTGATGAGATTTTCCCTCCACAGCCCATGGTTTCACAAATGCGGGCCGTATTGGACAAATATAAAAAGAATGGCGGGGTATATAAAGAAATAGTTGTTGCCGATGCGGGCCACAGTCCCCACATTGAAAAGCCGGAGCAGTTTATGGAAGCATTTGTGAGTTTTTTGAAAAGATCCTGA
- a CDS encoding AraC family transcriptional regulator, translating to MTEIIRTKERTYIEFDEGFLNNIIHIGKLNLTGAQHALPPHQHRDALEICYVYRGNPIFQTAEREYHLKGGDVFISFPNEIHSSGNYPLDKMILYWIGIQTSNLKGNFLHYSDSSEAEAFLHALHNLKNPKFRGSKELKRFIDEILELYFSEHEFRNILIRNRISDFLVSIINLEKKSSGDSLSSEIRDCVNYIRENVCLTINLKQLAEKAGLSLSRFKQKFKDETGVPPGEFIIRQKVEKAALELKESEKEITEIAYDLEFSSSQYFATVFRRYKNCSPSTYRRKN from the coding sequence ATGACCGAGATAATCCGTACGAAAGAGAGGACCTATATCGAATTCGATGAGGGCTTCCTGAATAATATTATCCATATAGGAAAACTCAATTTGACCGGAGCACAGCATGCTCTCCCTCCCCATCAGCATAGAGATGCTCTGGAAATTTGTTATGTGTACCGGGGTAATCCAATATTTCAGACTGCAGAGAGAGAATATCATCTTAAAGGGGGAGATGTTTTTATCAGCTTTCCCAATGAAATACACAGTTCAGGTAATTATCCCCTGGATAAAATGATACTTTACTGGATTGGAATACAGACCAGTAACCTGAAAGGCAATTTTCTGCATTATAGCGACTCATCGGAGGCGGAGGCGTTCCTCCATGCGCTGCACAATCTGAAAAACCCGAAATTCAGAGGTTCTAAAGAGCTGAAAAGATTTATTGATGAAATTCTGGAACTTTATTTCTCAGAACATGAATTCCGTAACATCCTGATCCGCAACCGCATAAGCGATTTTCTGGTATCAATCATCAATCTCGAAAAGAAAAGCAGCGGAGACAGCTTATCATCCGAAATCAGAGACTGCGTGAATTATATAAGGGAAAATGTATGTCTGACGATCAATCTGAAACAGCTGGCGGAGAAAGCCGGTCTGTCTCTTTCCAGATTCAAGCAGAAGTTCAAGGATGAAACAGGAGTTCCTCCGGGAGAATTCATCATCAGGCAGAAAGTAGAAAAAGCGGCTCTGGAGCTGAAAGAATCAGAAAAAGAGATCACTGAAATTGCCTATGATCTGGAATTCTCATCGAGCCAGTATTTTGCTACCGTATTCAGAAGATACAAAAACTGCAGCCCATCGACGTACAGAAGAAAAAACTGA
- a CDS encoding uroporphyrinogen decarboxylase family protein: MKTSRELVYETLEFRNPERAPRDLWILPWAEMYYSEELNEIKDQYPGDIIRAPGFCSEIPETKGDPHKIGQYVDEWGCLFENRADGIIGEVKEAIVSSDDEEWEDTSRVHVPVEWLTIDKEKINNFCRETDQFVLAGACPRPFEQLQFIRGTEQLYMDLMFEPEGLKSFMKEMHVFYCRLLTAWAETDVDALMIMDDWGAQQSLLINPELWVQIFKPLYKDYIDIAHAHGKKIFMHSDGNILQIIPHLIDLGLDAVNSQLFCMGIDNLEKYSGEITFWGEMDRQHLLPFGSVEDIEEAVKSVRSSLWRKGGCIAQCEFGPGAKPENVSAVFSTWNGIF, from the coding sequence ATGAAAACATCGAGAGAGCTTGTATATGAAACCCTTGAGTTCCGGAATCCTGAGCGAGCCCCCAGGGATCTTTGGATTCTTCCCTGGGCGGAAATGTACTATTCTGAAGAACTGAATGAAATTAAGGATCAATATCCGGGGGACATCATTCGTGCACCGGGATTCTGCAGTGAGATCCCAGAGACAAAAGGAGATCCCCATAAGATAGGGCAATATGTGGACGAATGGGGATGCCTCTTCGAAAACCGGGCCGATGGGATTATAGGTGAAGTAAAAGAGGCGATAGTTTCTTCTGATGATGAAGAGTGGGAGGACACAAGCCGCGTTCATGTCCCTGTAGAGTGGTTGACCATTGATAAGGAAAAAATCAACAATTTCTGCAGGGAAACAGATCAATTTGTTCTGGCGGGAGCCTGTCCACGCCCTTTTGAGCAGCTTCAGTTTATTCGCGGAACCGAACAGCTTTATATGGACCTGATGTTTGAACCCGAGGGACTTAAAAGTTTTATGAAGGAGATGCATGTTTTTTATTGCCGGCTGCTTACAGCCTGGGCAGAGACTGATGTGGATGCCCTTATGATTATGGATGACTGGGGTGCTCAACAAAGTTTATTAATCAATCCTGAATTATGGGTACAGATTTTTAAACCTCTCTATAAAGACTATATCGATATAGCTCATGCGCACGGAAAGAAAATCTTTATGCATTCAGACGGTAATATCCTGCAGATAATTCCTCATCTGATTGATCTGGGACTCGATGCTGTGAATTCTCAACTATTTTGTATGGGAATAGATAACCTTGAAAAATATAGTGGGGAAATTACTTTCTGGGGTGAAATGGACAGGCAGCACCTGCTTCCTTTTGGCAGTGTTGAAGACATTGAAGAAGCTGTTAAATCTGTTAGAAGCTCTCTTTGGAGAAAGGGAGGCTGTATTGCTCAATGTGAGTTTGGCCCCGGTGCTAAACCCGAAAATGTGTCAGCTGTTTTTTCAACTTGGAATGGAATCTTTTAA
- a CDS encoding glycerophosphodiester phosphodiesterase family protein: MLIIGHRGASELAPENTLKSIQVAIESNVDMIEIDIAVCSTGETMLLHDDKIDRCTNGQGYIADLSFDFLRKLDAGEGELIPTLQEVLNLIDGRLPLNIEIKGKGSSNEVANILKNEIAEKGRRPDDFLVSSFDHTELVCFKKICPEIRISPIISCHPVSLAALADDMGAWSLNMKREYVSREIIEDAHKRGIKVLIFTVNHPVELSRLKELKVDGVFTNNRYRLLGL; encoded by the coding sequence ATGCTTATTATTGGTCATAGAGGGGCTTCAGAATTAGCTCCCGAAAATACTCTGAAATCGATTCAGGTTGCCATTGAATCCAATGTTGATATGATCGAAATCGATATTGCCGTCTGCAGTACAGGTGAAACGATGCTGTTGCATGATGATAAAATCGACAGATGCACAAACGGGCAGGGATATATTGCAGATTTATCTTTTGATTTTTTAAGAAAACTAGATGCCGGGGAGGGAGAATTGATCCCGACCCTGCAGGAGGTTCTAAATCTGATCGACGGACGGCTTCCCCTGAATATAGAGATAAAAGGGAAAGGATCTTCCAATGAAGTTGCAAATATACTCAAGAATGAAATCGCTGAAAAAGGGAGAAGACCCGATGACTTTCTGGTATCTTCTTTTGATCATACTGAGCTTGTCTGCTTTAAGAAAATATGCCCTGAGATCAGGATCTCTCCCATTATAAGCTGCCATCCCGTAAGCCTTGCCGCTCTTGCAGATGATATGGGTGCATGGTCTCTAAATATGAAAAGAGAATATGTCAGTCGGGAAATTATTGAAGATGCCCATAAGAGGGGAATTAAAGTTTTAATATTTACTGTTAACCATCCTGTGGAGCTTTCCAGATTGAAAGAGTTGAAAGTTGATGGTGTTTTTACAAATAATAGATATCGATTATTGGGTTTGTAG
- a CDS encoding carbohydrate ABC transporter permease, whose translation MKRTKTKSIGVHILLILCILVISLPVILALIISTQNEAQVMSYPPGLIPGTNMINNYVTAWNSVNLGRMIFNSTVIAFGVIIGKVTMSILAAFAFTHFDFKGKNVLFGIILITLLLPVPVRIVALFDVIRTMHLMDTYAGLIIPFWASATSIFILIQRFKVVPSELIDASKMDGCHPMQYFFKILLPLTRSTIGALVVINFIYIWNQYLWPLMATNSKEMRVVQIGIKMLMSTESSNNWGVIMAGVIITMIPPLLVFIIMQESFMKGFALQSEK comes from the coding sequence ATGAAGCGTACAAAAACAAAAAGTATAGGTGTTCATATTTTACTGATCCTGTGTATTCTGGTTATCAGCCTACCCGTAATATTGGCTCTTATAATAAGTACCCAGAATGAAGCTCAGGTCATGTCCTATCCACCGGGACTGATTCCCGGAACAAATATGATTAATAATTATGTCACCGCCTGGAATTCGGTAAATCTGGGGCGAATGATCTTCAATTCAACAGTAATTGCATTCGGTGTTATCATTGGTAAGGTCACAATGAGTATTCTGGCCGCATTTGCTTTTACCCATTTTGATTTCAAAGGTAAAAACGTCCTTTTCGGAATTATTCTTATAACACTTCTCCTACCGGTTCCGGTGAGAATCGTTGCACTTTTCGATGTTATTAGAACTATGCATCTGATGGATACATATGCGGGACTAATTATCCCTTTCTGGGCGAGTGCCACGAGTATATTTATCCTTATCCAGCGATTTAAGGTGGTCCCTTCCGAATTAATTGATGCTTCCAAAATGGATGGTTGTCATCCTATGCAGTATTTTTTCAAGATACTCCTTCCTTTGACGAGAAGCACCATCGGAGCCCTTGTGGTTATCAATTTCATTTACATCTGGAACCAGTACCTATGGCCTCTTATGGCTACAAACTCAAAGGAGATGCGTGTTGTCCAGATAGGAATTAAAATGCTTATGAGCACCGAGTCCTCCAATAACTGGGGTGTAATAATGGCCGGTGTTATCATCACAATGATTCCCCCTCTGTTGGTATTTATTATAATGCAGGAAAGTTTTATGAAAGGATTTGCACTTCAGAGTGAAAAATAG
- a CDS encoding carbohydrate ABC transporter permease — protein MKQSTFNNKLLPYILLVPTFVILVVFLFYPAIETFRLSFYKIHPWSGAETFAGFYNFIKIFTNAEYLSSFILSAGFAIAVIAGGLFFSILIALLLNKKIAGIRFYRSFLIWPYALSPAIAGALFNFLFNPANGVMCFFTGNRTWLTNEKTAIIVVIIAAVWKNLGYNIIFYLTALRNVPNSALESASIDGAGAVKKFFYITFAFLSPTTFFLFVMNTIYAYFATFGLIDVLTEGGPAGSTRVLIYHLYKDFFVHSKIGYAAAESLVLFTLVVGVTVLQFRTAGKKVHYQ, from the coding sequence ATGAAACAATCAACTTTTAATAATAAATTACTACCCTATATCCTGCTTGTTCCGACATTCGTAATTCTTGTCGTATTTCTATTTTATCCCGCAATAGAGACCTTCAGATTGAGCTTTTATAAAATACATCCCTGGTCAGGAGCCGAGACGTTTGCAGGATTTTACAATTTTATCAAGATTTTCACGAACGCTGAATATTTGAGCAGTTTTATACTGTCTGCAGGTTTTGCTATAGCTGTTATTGCCGGAGGGCTGTTTTTCAGTATTTTAATCGCTTTGCTTTTAAATAAAAAAATCGCAGGAATCCGTTTTTATCGTTCCTTTCTGATATGGCCTTATGCCTTGTCTCCGGCAATAGCCGGTGCTTTATTTAATTTTCTTTTTAATCCCGCAAATGGAGTCATGTGCTTTTTTACTGGAAACCGGACATGGCTTACCAATGAGAAGACGGCAATCATTGTAGTAATCATTGCGGCTGTCTGGAAAAATCTCGGATACAATATCATTTTTTATCTTACAGCATTGCGCAATGTTCCCAATTCAGCACTTGAGTCGGCATCAATTGACGGTGCTGGAGCAGTTAAAAAATTCTTCTATATTACTTTTGCCTTCCTATCGCCCACAACATTTTTCCTTTTTGTAATGAATACGATCTATGCATATTTTGCCACCTTCGGCTTAATTGATGTTCTAACAGAGGGGGGGCCGGCTGGTTCAACAAGGGTGCTCATCTATCATCTGTATAAAGATTTTTTCGTCCATTCCAAGATAGGATATGCGGCTGCGGAAAGTCTTGTCTTATTCACACTCGTTGTAGGTGTAACGGTTCTTCAATTCAGAACAGCCGGAAAAAAAGTTCATTACCAGTAG